A single Camarhynchus parvulus chromosome 5, STF_HiC, whole genome shotgun sequence DNA region contains:
- the LOC115904558 gene encoding uncharacterized protein LOC115904558 yields the protein MRRRRRRGAPNGGGAGGPGWGDRAGERPQRPRSSAAGGRCVGPGSRDPRGAGGAPSSAFGASGRGAAARGWRAALARAEHFRNWSRGARKRRQVPLLAEPGPPPAPRCLRSRAARGSPPRSGPFPGRGRGTAPGRDPLYRERARSPRCRAPSGPLSAAAAGAGLPQGRSPRTLPVPGSPRDMRLCACERVGAPRLRKG from the coding sequence atgcggcgccgccgccgccggggagCGCCCAatggcggcggcgcgggcgggccgggctggggcgaTCGCGCCGGGGAGCGCCCGCAGCGCCCGCGGAGCAGCGCGGCCGGCGGTAGGTGCGTGGGGCCGGGCAGCCGCGACCCgcggggagcagggggagcccCGTCCTCCGCCTTCGGAGCCTCGGGAAGGGGGGCTGCGGCTCGGGGCTGGCGGGCAGCGCTGGCGCGGGCGGAACACTTCAGAAACTGGAGCCGAGGAGCCCGAAAGCGAAGGCAGGTGCCCCTGCTGGCGGAGCCGGGGCCGCCGCCTGCCCCTCGGTGCCTGCGGAGCCGGGCCGCCCGGGGTTCCCCTCCGCGCTCCGGCCCTTTCCCCGGCCGGGGTCGCGGCACCGCTCCCGGCCGCGACCCTCTGTACCGAGAGCGGGCCCGTTCCCCTCGCTGCCGGGCTCCCTCAGGGCCGCTCTCCGCGGCCGCTGCCGGTGCCGGGCTCCCTCAGGGCCGCTCTCCGCGGACGCTGCCGGTGCCGGGCAGCCCTCGGGATATGCGGCTGTGCGCCTGCGAGCGGGTCGGTGCTCCTCGGCTGCGGAAGGGTTAA